Genomic segment of uncultured Fibrobacter sp.:
ACGAGCACCAACATAACGCCCTACGAGGCTTGTGGACGCCACCTCTAGCCCCATCAGCGGAACGTATGCCACCATATCCCAGTTAAACATCACCGAAGCAGCCGTAGCCGACTCGGGGCCAAGCGCATGGAACATGAGAATCAGCAGCTGGAAAGCACTCATGTTCAGGCACATTTCGACACCCGAGGGAATCCCCTTCTGCAAAAGTTCCTTAGTCAAGGGCCAGCTGAATGCAAACGCATAGCGGGTACGGAAACGCTTATGGCAGCTTTTTCCCCAGAATTTCGCGAATAAAATTACAGTCGAAATCAGGTTCCCTATCAAGGTTCCGTAAGCGGCCCCCGCAACGCCCAAAGCCGGAATCGGCCCGAATCCGTAAATCAAGAAGAAATTACAGACAACATTCGCTACCATTCCGACAAAGGCAGCCTTCATCACGATTTTGGTTTCGCCGATACCGCTAAAAAAGCAAGGTGCAGCGTTACGCACCAGATTAATGATGCCACCGAACATCAGAATGTCAAAGTACGTTTTCTGGTACTGCAACTGGTCGGCCGGCAAATGCTCCAGGCCAAACGCAAAATGCCCCAGCGGAATCGTAAGGTACAATAGCGGGACCGAAATTAGCGATAGGTATACCGCCTGCATGAACACGCGACCGCAATCCCAACGTTTTTTGCCCCCCAGCCGCTGCGCCACCATGGCGGTCGTGTAGCTGATAGCACCGGTAAAGAACATCGTAAGCGCAAGTTGCACCGCCCCCGCCCCGAGCGCCGCGTTCATTTCGGCAGGACCAAGCTTCGATAGGAACAACCGGTCGATAAAGGTCATGATGGTGTCGAAAGACATCGACATAAGCATCGGAAGCGCTACCACGAGCACATCCTTTACATCACCGTTTTTCTTGAATTTCGACGGTCTATAGAACTTATTCAGTATTGCGTCGACCATATTGAGGGACGAATATAGAAAAAAAATTATAGTTATAGTTTTAAAAATGCAATGACAAGCTATAACAGAGCCAAAAATCTATATCTCAAGAAAAAAAAGACACACCGCATTCTTCTAAACGCAAAGCGGTCTTTCTCAAGCATCAAAAATTAGCGATAAATAGAATTATATATGGCACAAGCCATTTCATATCCAAGTACAGGAGGAACCGCGTTTCCAACTTGGGTAAATTGTCTGGCCATAGGTCCTATAAAAACATAATCATCCGGAAACGTCTGAAGTCTAGCACATTCACGCACAGTC
This window contains:
- a CDS encoding MATE family efflux transporter, whose product is MVDAILNKFYRPSKFKKNGDVKDVLVVALPMLMSMSFDTIMTFIDRLFLSKLGPAEMNAALGAGAVQLALTMFFTGAISYTTAMVAQRLGGKKRWDCGRVFMQAVYLSLISVPLLYLTIPLGHFAFGLEHLPADQLQYQKTYFDILMFGGIINLVRNAAPCFFSGIGETKIVMKAAFVGMVANVVCNFFLIYGFGPIPALGVAGAAYGTLIGNLISTVILFAKFWGKSCHKRFRTRYAFAFSWPLTKELLQKGIPSGVEMCLNMSAFQLLILMFHALGPESATAASVMFNWDMVAYVPLMGLEVASTSLVGRYVGARDGAAATRSTYSGLRLGWGYSLLMAIFFIFLPGMLTDIFRPDVAEASAEALAIFDAARPMSIFMLRIATFYIFVEVLLVIYAGALRGAGDTVWVMFACAIMNWCVAGALYVAAYIFHLPAQYAWIAVVAVYSTAPLIFWRRWKSGKWRRHVMNAA